Proteins encoded by one window of Micromonospora coxensis:
- a CDS encoding SCP2 sterol-binding domain-containing protein, producing MPVTDAFFQQLAEMGHDPRLCKVRGSIRFDIREGDRLRQWLLMIDHGQLRVSPGGGPAQAVLKLSSEVAEAMVRGELNGLSAMLRGEILVDGDLALALRLGRLFPAPAVAREAGHPWPRR from the coding sequence ATGCCGGTGACGGACGCGTTCTTCCAACAGTTGGCGGAGATGGGGCACGATCCGCGGCTGTGCAAGGTGCGCGGCAGCATCCGGTTCGACATCCGCGAGGGCGATCGGCTGCGGCAGTGGCTGCTGATGATCGATCATGGCCAGCTGCGGGTGTCACCGGGAGGAGGTCCCGCGCAGGCCGTCCTCAAGCTCTCCTCGGAAGTTGCCGAGGCGATGGTCCGGGGCGAGCTCAACGGGCTGTCCGCGATGCTGCGCGGCGAGATCCTGGTCGACGGGGACCTCGCGCTGGCGCTGCGGCTGGGACGGCTGTTCCCCGCACCGGCGGTCGCCCGCGAGGCCGGGCATCCCTGGCCCCGGAGGTGA